The following coding sequences lie in one Primulina huaijiensis isolate GDHJ02 chromosome 2, ASM1229523v2, whole genome shotgun sequence genomic window:
- the LOC140970630 gene encoding clustered mitochondria protein-like, protein MDVRQFLVDAPETCFCTCYDLLLHTTDGSVHHLEDYNEICEVADITSGSCLLEMVPALYDDRSIRAHVHRTRELISLSTLHSSLSTTLALQHEIGKNTSGKLDVAKAELPELDNLGFMDVGSGSLTNLLSSPSKEIKCVESIVFSSLNPPPSYRRLSRDLIYLDMVTLEGNKYCITGTTKAFYVNSSLGNVLDPRPNKTAFEATTLVGLLQKISPKFKKAFREILEQKASAHPFENVQSLLQPNSWIGSYPIPDHKRDAARAENSLTLSFGSELIGMQRDWNEELQSCREFPHATHQERILRDRALYKVTSDFVDAAINGAIGVISRCIPPVNPTDPECFHMYVHNNIFFSFAVDADLEQLSRKQSSENSKTENTASLQSFSEKKYNNVPQGATRFSDADESAVCNTENNDIDALSPDMPAEARLAESEQATYASANNDLRGTKAYQEADVPGLYNLGMAIIDYRGHRVVAQSVLPGILQGDKSESLLYGSVDNGKKICWSEDFHSKVLEAAKRLHLKEHTVLDGSGKIFKLAAPVECKGIVGSDDRHYLLDLMRVTPRDANHTGPGSRFSILRPELITAFCHAEAAENSECGVESEEATVASEKSSISNTEEMDKVNGSATSNSETLAVENGVKKHFQESGSHSGGKDAKSEILFNPNVFTEFKLAGNQEEITADEELVRKASLHLKDVVLPKFIQDLRTLEVSPMDGQTLTEALHAHGINIRYIGKAAEGTRDMPHLWDLCSTEIVIRSAKRIIKDILRDTEDHDLGHAISHFFNCFCGNVQSVPAKGVANSTPPKNQKLHIGHHASGKSPKAQTKFRAYARKKQSLYLSITSESLWFDVQEFSKLKYQFELPKDARLRVRKISVVRNICQKVGITLSARKFDLDSPMPFQVSDILNLQPVAKHSIPVCSEAKELVETGKIQLAEGMLSEAYTLFSEAFAILQQVTGPMHREVANCCR, encoded by the exons ATGGATGTGAGGCAATTTCTTGTAGATGCTCCAGAGACATGCTTCTGTACTTGCTATGATTTGCTATTGCATACAACGGATGGTTCTGTTCATCATCTAGAAGATTATAATGAAATATGTGAAGTGGCTGATATCACTAGTGGGAGCTGCCTTTTGGAGATGGTTCCTG CATTATATGATGATCGATCTATCAGAGCACATGTACATCGAACTAGAGAATTGATTTCTCTTTCGACGCTGCATTCCTCTTTGTCCACCACTCTTGCTCTACAACATGAGATAGGCAAAAACACATCTGGAAAATTAG ATGTTGCGAAAGCTGAGTTGCCCGAACTTGATaatttgggttttatggatgTTGGTTCTGGTTCTCTAACTAACCTATTGTCATCACCTTCTAAAGAGATTAAATGTGTGGAAAGTATTGTTTTCTCATCATTGAATCCTCCTCCAAGCTACAGAAG GCTTTCTAGAGACTTAATTTATTTGGACATGGTAACTTTGGAAGGAAACAAATATTGTATTACAGGAACAACTAAAGCTTTCTACGTGAACTCCAGCCTTGGAAATGTACTTGATCCAAGGCCTAACAAAACTGCTTTTGAAGCAACAACTCTTGTTGGGCTTTTGCAAAAGATAAGCCCTAAATTCAAGAAAG CTTTTCGCGAAATTTTGGAGCAGAAGGCCTCTGCACATCCCTTTGAAAATGTTCAATCTTTATTACAACCAAATTCATGGATTGGCTCGTATCCTATTCCTG ATCACAAACGCGATGCAGCTAGGGCTGAAAATTCTCTTACCCTCTCTTTTGGAAGTGAGTTGATTGGCATGCAAAGAGATTGGAATGAAGAGTTACAGTCTTGTCGGGAGTTCCCCCATGCTACGCATCAGGAGAG GATTTTGAGAGATAGGGCTCTCTACAAAGTGACATCAGATTTTGTTGATGCTGCTATCAATGGTGCAATTGGGGTGATTAGCAGATGTATTCCACCTGTTAATCCAACTGATCCAGAGTGCTTCCATAT gTATGTTCACAACAACATATTCTTCAGTTTTGCGGTTGATGCGGATCTTGAACAACTGTCCCGGAAGCAGTCATCTGAAAACTCTAAAACTGAAAACACAGCCTCATTGCAGAGTTTTTCTGAGAAGAAATATAACAATGTGCCCCAAGGAGCTACTAGATTTTCTGATGCAGATGAGTCTGCTGTCTGCAATACAGAAAATAATGACATCGATGCCTTATCCCCTGATATGCCTGCAGAAGCCCGGTTAGCTGAAAGCGAACAAGCTACGTATGCAAGTGCTAACAATGACTTGAGAGGCACCAAGGCGTATCAAGAAGCTGATGTTCCAGGGTTGTACAATCTTGGTATGGCAATCATTGATTACCGAGGTCATAGAGTCGTAGCACAG AGTGTGTTGCCGGGAATTCTTCAAGGTGACAAGTCTGAATCCCTTTTGTATGGTTCTGTTGACAATGGCAAGAAAATATGCTGGAGTGAAGATTTTCATTCCAAG GTACTAGAAGCTGCCAAACGTCTTCATCTGAAGGAACATACTGTGCTGGATGGATCTGGTAAAATTTTCAAGCTAGCTGCTCCTGTTGAGTGTAAAGGAATAGTCGGTAGCGATGACAG ACATTATCTTTTGGACTTGATGAGAGTCACTCCTCGTGATGCAAATCATACCGGGCCAGGTTCCAGATTTTCTATTTTGAGACCTGAACTGATAACTGCATTTTGCCAT GCTGAAGCGGCTGAAAATTCTGAATGTGGGGTTGAATCTGAAGAAGCTACTGTTGCCTCTGAAAAATCAAGCATTAGTAACACTGAAGAAATGGATAAAGTCAACGGAAGTGCAACATCAAATAGTGAAACACTG GCTGTGGAAAATGGTGTGAAGAAACATTTTCAAGAAAGTGGTTCTCATTCTGGAGGTAAAGATGCAAAAAGTGAGATACTATTCAATCCCAATGTTTTTACCGAATTTAAGCTTGCTGGGAATCAAGAG GAGATCACCGCAGATGAGGAGCTTGTGCGGAAAGCAAGTTTACATCTTAAAGATGTCGTACTACCTAAATTCATACAAGATCTTCGTACCCTTGAGGTTTCACCAATGGATGGGCAAACTTTAACTGAAGCTCTTCATGCCCACGGGATTAACATTCGTTATATCGGAAAA GCTGCCGAAGGGACCAGAGATATGCCTCACCTTTGGGATCTTTGTTCTACTGAGATTGTTATCAGATCTGCTAAGCGTATTATCAAG GACATCTTAAGAGACACAGAGGATCATGATCTTGGACATGCAATATCACATTTTTTCAATTGTTTTTGTGGAAATGTCCAGTCTGTTCCTGCTAAAGGTGTTGCAAATAGCACACCTCCGAAAAATCAGAAG CTTCATATAGGGCATCATGCTTCTGGTAAGTCGCCCAAGGCACAAACCAAGTTTAGAGCGTATGCCAGGAAGAAGCAATCCTTGTATTTGAGTATTACCTCTGAAAGTTTGTGGTTTGACGTTCAGGAATTTTCAAAGCTCAAATATCAG TTCGAGTTGCCAAAAGATGCGAGGCTGAGGGTGAGGAAAATTTCCGTAGTCCGAAATATTTGCCAAAAG GTCGGAATTACCCTTTCTGCTCGCAAGTTTGATCTGGACTCCCCAATGCCTTTCCAAGTGTCAGACATATTGAATCTACAACCTGTGGCGAAGCATTCCATTCCAGTATGCTCAGAAGCCAAGGAACTCGTCGAGACAGGAAAGATTCAATTAGCAGAG GGAATGCTTAGCGAGGCATACACGCTATTTTCTGAGGCTTTTGCTATACTCCAGCAG GTTACTGGTCCAATGCATCGAGAGGTTGCTAATTGTTGCCG CTAA